From the genome of Salvelinus namaycush isolate Seneca unplaced genomic scaffold, SaNama_1.0 Scaffold277, whole genome shotgun sequence:
ctgctacaaaccctgaaatcacaccaaagaatacacactggagagaaaccctttggctgttatcaatgtggggCGAGTTTTTCTCACTTAAGCAGCCTGATAGGACACCAGcggggacacacaggagagaaaccttatagctgtgatcaatgtgggaagagttttactacatctagcaatctaactatacaccagagaattcacacaggagagaaaccttatagctgtgatcaatgtgggaagagttttactatatctagctctctgactatacaccagagaacacacacaggagagaaaccttatagctgtgatcaatgtgggaagagatttattcTACTACAAACCCTGAAATCACACCaaagaatacacactggagagaaaccttttggctgttatcaatgtgggacgAGTTTTTCTCACTTAAGCAGCCTGATAGGACACCAGcggggacacacaggagagaaaccttatagctgtgatcaatgtgggaagagttttactacatctggcaatctaactatacaccagaggattcacacaggagagaaagcttatggctgtgatcaatgtgggaagagttttactacatctagcaatctaactgaacaccagagaacacacacaggagagaaaccttatggctgtgatcaatgtgggaagagttttactacatctagcaatctgactagacaccaaagaacacacacaggagtgaaacctcatagctgtgatcaatgtgggaagcgttttattagatctagccagctgacagtacaccagagaacacacacaggagtgaaacCTAATAGCTGTGAtcgatgtgggaagagatactctgataaaatatctctgattaaacatcagaaaatacatacatgaaggagttgtttcatgatatcaatgaaataatgtcacaatgtagaatgttttaacattgtagtgggagtattttaatgatgtcacaatgtagaatgttttaacattgtagaaggagaattttaatgatgtcacaatgtagaatgttttaacattgtagtaggagtattttaatgatgtcacaatgtagaatgttttaacattgtagaaggagaaTTTTAATAATTTTTGATCTATTTGAATGAATGTCAGAATGTAGAACCATAAACGTTTGTCCTCTGTTCAGTTGATATTATCTATCTATTGATTTTAGCCTCAGCGGAAAAACCCAGGccctgaattgaaagagtactatttatttaacaaaaagtgacaaaAAAAATTGTGTTACACTTAATTaacacgttggtgacccacttgaatcaaaatgcaacacttcaacatgtttaggttttcaatattcaatatatcacaaactgtttctgcatattgggtATTGATTTGggcacgttaaaactgtgttttaacATTGCGCTATTCCCATTTAGCCAAATGTCATTGAAAAgatgttgaaaataagactattaAGCCCAAAGTCAAATATATGTTCGGTTGCAGTTGTAGTTTTTTTCCCCAATGAAAAACA
Proteins encoded in this window:
- the LOC120039519 gene encoding zinc finger protein 239-like, which produces MTFGLSVFVIYKTLPRPTGKKSHSCSDCGKRFNYSSHLKIHQRIHTGEKPYSCDQCGKSFTTSSNLTEHQRIHTGEKPYGCDQCGKRFILLQTLKSHQRIHTGEKPFGCYQCGASFSHLSSLIGHQRGHTGEKPYSCDQCGKSFTTSSNLTIHQRIHTGEKPYSCDQCGKSFTISSSLTIHQRTHTGEKPYSCDQCGKRFILLQTLKSHQRIHTGEKPFGSYGCDQCGKSFTTSSNLTEHQRTHTGEKPYGCDQCGKSFTTSSNLTRHQRTHTGVKPHSCDQCGKRFIRSSQLTVHQRTHTGVKPNSCDRSSAEKPRP